CATTTTCCAATAGAACTATTTTTCCGTCGCTAGTAATGGCGTTAGCGCCAGTAATGCCGACGGTAGCTTCAATAATTTTTTGGTGAATTTTTTCTCGGGCAAAAGCGGCGATAGCCTCTGGCGTAACCTCTATTTTACGGCCAAATTTTTGATAAATCTTGTCAACAATTCTTTGCGGCGCAACGTGAAGGGCCGGAATAACCGGATGTAAATCTTCTTCGCCCAGTAAATGATTTATCCAGTCGCCCAAATCGGTCTCCACTAATTCTTTGTCGGAAAAAGCCTGAGCAACGTCAATTTCATCGGCGATATTTGATTTTGATTTTAAAATTAAACGATCGTCTTGGCATAATCCGCTTAAAATATTTCTAGCTTCGACGTCATCTTTAACTTCAATGACTTTAATTTTATTTTTTTCTAAATTAGCGATGGTCTGTTTTTTTATCACCTCTAAGTTGGTAAAAACATCTCTTTTCATGTGGCGAATTTTTTTTGCCAATTCATCTCGCTCTTGAGAACTCAAAGCCTTCTCGCGTTTTTGGCGATATTCTAAAACAACCTGCCAAATGTTTTCTTTTATTTCCGGTGGTAATAAATTTTTAGACATTTACCTGCCTAAAATTTTTGTCTTTAAGGCCTCTTTGGGAGTTAAAGACGCAAAAAAACTTTTTAAAATATTTTTTAACTGATTGCGACCCCAACCAGTTTTAAGCCATTGTTCTCTACAAAAAGCATCGTGCTTATTAATAAACGCTTCATAATAAATTAACTTAAAAGGAGCACGTTTTTTTGTTGCATAAACTCTGCCTGTATTGTGCAGTAATAGGCGCTGTTTTAGATTATTGGTACAACCAAGATATAGTAGGCCATCCTTCTTGCTCTGTAAAACATAGACATAATACATATTTTAAACTCAAAAATTTTGGCGGGTAAATAATTGGCTTAATTCTTTTACTTCTAGACCTTGAGAATTTTCTTTTAAATTCATATAACACAAAGGGCAGCTGGTAACCAAAATTGGCGCGCCGGTTTGCTTGGCCTGATTGATTCTGTCTTTGGCGATTTGATTGGCCAATCCCGGCTCATTGGACTTTACTCCGCCTCCGCCGCCGCAGCAATAAGATTCTTGACGATTTAACGTCATTTCTTTTATTTCATAGCCTAATTTTTGCAAAACTTGACGCGGCGCCTCGTAAACTCCCATTTGCCGACCCAAATGACAAGGATCATGATAAGTAATCATTCCAGAGCTTACGGATTTAATCTTAAATTTTTCATCTCGAATTGCCCGCTCTATAGTTTCGCTAATATGCTCTATCTCGATATCCCATTTTTCTCCGAGGATGATCGGGTATTCTTTTTTAAAAATCATAAAACAGGCCGGGCAGTTGGTAATAATCTTTTTAATGCCATGGTCCTTGAAAATTTTTAAATTTTTCTCAGCCAATTCTTTGAAATTTTTTTGGTAGCCTGCTTTTAGGGCGGGCGAGCCGCAGCAAACTTCCATAGAAGAAAGTTCAATAAAATCTATTTTAGCCTGGCGCAAAATCCGTCGGTAATTTTCTAATAAGTCCTTACCGACAAATTTAGTTAAACACCCAGGATAATAAAGGGTGTTTTGTCCGCTAAAAATTTTTGATAAAAAAGAAGTCATTTTTTAGGCTAATAGTAATAAGATCGCCAAGCCAACCAAAAATAGCCCGGCCGCCAGCTTCATCCAGTGGCGATTTTTTTGCCGCCATACTTCCAGCTTCTCTGAAGATAAGCCAAAATTAACTAAAAGAAGTATTAATAATAACGGCAAAATAAAAACAAAATTATACAACAACAAATACAAAACTCCCTTGCCCCGACTGCATGATTCCGCCAAAAGACACAAAACGCCGAGATAAATTCCGCCAGTACAAGGTAGCTCAAAGGCTGAAACCAAAAACCCCAAAATAACAGCGCCGGGAATCGAGGCTTGATGAATATATTTTTCTATAATTGGTTTCTTTGATTTGGGAATGGCCAGAGTAAAGCCCCGTCCATACCAAAAAAAATCTTTTAAATTAACCAGGCCCATCAAAATCAAAAGACCAGCGGCGACTTTGGTAATCAATGAACCGATTTTAAAGGTGGTAAAAATTTGTAAAATGCCTAGGCCGGCTAAAAAATAAACTACGAAAACCGTCAAAATATAAATCAGGCCAATTCGAAAGGTTCGCCGAGGTGAACCGATCAGCGTCAAATAGCTCAATAAAAAAATTAAAACAGCAAAAGCGCAAGGATTAATCGAGTCTATGGCCGCCGCGCCAACAACCGTAGGAATGTTTAAAATTTGTAAATTCATTTTTTTCTTTTAAACAATTTGATGACCGCGAAAACAATAATTGCCAAAACCAAAATTATTATTGCCCAACCAATAATGGCTTGTTTGGCGGTTCCCTCTGACTGATTGTTTTGATCGGCTAAAACTTTATCCTGTGGCGAAGAACAAGTCTGATTGGCGCAACGCAAAACCTCGTTGGTAATTTGATTTTTAACGTTATCGTCATAACCAACCCAGGCCTTGTCATTAAGAAAAATAACCGGGACGACCAAATTAGATAAATCTAAATTATAGGCTTTGGCGAAGGCAAAATATAATTTTCGATTATCATTGTTATAGTAAACTTCAAAAGGTTTTATCTGCACTTGCGGATGTTCTTTGACTAAATCGCTAAAAAAAGCCTCGGCTTGAACGCAATGCGGGCAACCTTCACCGCGGAAAAAATATAATTCAATGGGTTTGTTTTGCGCTAAGGCCTTGGGAGCAGAAAAAAAACCGCCTAAAAATATCAGCGCTAAAATTATAAGGAAGATTTTGTTTTTCATATGATCATTATAATGGTTATAAAAAAGATGTCTACTAAAATAACAAGCGGTCCAAAAACCGCCCATTATTTGGTGCCGGGGGACAGAGCCCCGCAGAATCACCTTCGGTGATCTACGGGGTAAATTGAACTATCGACAATCCTCAGTACAGATAAAATTTTCAGTCTTCGCTCTACTTCACCCCGCCCCTTACGGGCGGGGCAAGCTGAGCTGTCCCAATTAATCTATTTTTATAAATCACATTTTTCTTTTTAAGCCAACGTTCATGTTTACGAGCATCCTGATAACCAGAATAAACTTTAACATAAACCAATTCCCATGGTTTATGCTTATTTGTAATTTTTGATTTACCCGAATTATGCTCAAAAAGTCTTCGTGTTGGATTTGTGGAAATACCCGTATAAAATTGTTTATTTTTTATACTTCGAATTAAATAAACAGCGCAATTCATAAATAAAAAATTTGCTATTGCCGGGGGACAGAGTTGAACTGTCGACGCAAGGATTTTCAGTCCTTCGCTCTACCGCTGAGCTACCCCGGCAAATCCCCGACAATAGCAAATTTTAAATAATAAAAAGAAAAATAATACCCCGGCAAACAATAAAATTATTATAAAGATTTAAATAATTTAGT
This window of the Patescibacteria group bacterium genome carries:
- a CDS encoding GIY-YIG nuclease family protein, which codes for MNCAVYLIRSIKNKQFYTGISTNPTRRLFEHNSGKSKITNKHKPWELVYVKVYSGYQDARKHERWLKKKNVIYKNRLIGTAQLAPPVRGGVK
- a CDS encoding GAP family protein, giving the protein MNLQILNIPTVVGAAAIDSINPCAFAVLIFLLSYLTLIGSPRRTFRIGLIYILTVFVVYFLAGLGILQIFTTFKIGSLITKVAAGLLILMGLVNLKDFFWYGRGFTLAIPKSKKPIIEKYIHQASIPGAVILGFLVSAFELPCTGGIYLGVLCLLAESCSRGKGVLYLLLYNFVFILPLLLILLLVNFGLSSEKLEVWRQKNRHWMKLAAGLFLVGLAILLLLA
- a CDS encoding (Fe-S)-binding protein, whose translation is MTSFLSKIFSGQNTLYYPGCLTKFVGKDLLENYRRILRQAKIDFIELSSMEVCCGSPALKAGYQKNFKELAEKNLKIFKDHGIKKIITNCPACFMIFKKEYPIILGEKWDIEIEHISETIERAIRDEKFKIKSVSSGMITYHDPCHLGRQMGVYEAPRQVLQKLGYEIKEMTLNRQESYCCGGGGGVKSNEPGLANQIAKDRINQAKQTGAPILVTSCPLCYMNLKENSQGLEVKELSQLFTRQNF
- a CDS encoding GIY-YIG nuclease family protein, which translates into the protein MYYVYVLQSKKDGLLYLGCTNNLKQRLLLHNTGRVYATKKRAPFKLIYYEAFINKHDAFCREQWLKTGWGRNQLKNILKSFFASLTPKEALKTKILGR